One region of Gloeocapsopsis sp. IPPAS B-1203 genomic DNA includes:
- a CDS encoding photosystem II reaction center protein K, with product MEAAMLLAKLPEAYSILDPLVDVLPIIPVFFLLLAFVWQAAIGFK from the coding sequence ATGGAAGCTGCAATGTTGTTAGCAAAACTCCCAGAGGCTTATTCGATCCTAGATCCCTTGGTAGATGTTCTTCCTATTATTCCAGTATTTTTCTTGTTGCTCGCTTTTGTTTGGCAAGCGGCTATTGGCTTTAAATAA
- a CDS encoding YCF48-related protein translates to MTSVNLQWFPTNAPIASSRTDDIWFIDALVGWAVNSNGQIIKTTDGGNTWEQQLQDSVYLRCIGFANPLKGWAGTLTAGKRLYSTTDGGQHWQLIDNILPELAPSAICGLSVVNESVVYGSGTNFPNRPPRIVKTIDGGATWTALDMSEYATLLVDNYFMNEDCGWVVGGKADPTITNPSRDDVIPVVLYTEDGGKTWVNRVADITSFPLGEWGWKIQFLNANVGFVSLENFNQGAILKTIDGGKIWTRLRINDPQGNANLEGIGFVDENQGWVGGWGDADFEGGFSSETKDGGKNWQDANQIGQFINRFRFFGNPVTVGYASGKTVYKYSTAPVTAPVVERVAPLRFLTTNAPEQFEKAVTIEYTLPENVNKVTIDIWNQFGAYVRQLVDETHPSAGQKSVVWDGKNDAGEFLPPGIFIYRLTVDGNAESRVIRLKA, encoded by the coding sequence ATGACATCTGTAAACTTACAATGGTTTCCTACTAATGCACCTATAGCTAGTTCGAGAACTGATGATATTTGGTTTATCGACGCTTTGGTAGGTTGGGCAGTTAACAGTAACGGTCAAATCATCAAAACTACCGATGGCGGCAATACCTGGGAGCAACAATTGCAGGATAGTGTTTACTTAAGGTGTATTGGTTTTGCTAATCCCTTAAAAGGATGGGCTGGAACGCTAACAGCAGGAAAACGTTTATACTCTACTACAGATGGCGGTCAACATTGGCAGTTGATAGACAATATTCTTCCCGAACTTGCCCCATCAGCAATTTGCGGTCTTTCAGTTGTGAATGAATCAGTTGTTTACGGTTCGGGAACTAACTTTCCTAATCGCCCTCCGCGTATAGTTAAGACTATCGATGGTGGAGCAACTTGGACTGCGTTGGATATGAGCGAATATGCCACACTTTTAGTTGATAACTATTTCATGAATGAGGATTGTGGCTGGGTTGTTGGTGGAAAAGCCGATCCGACTATTACTAATCCTAGTCGCGATGATGTTATTCCAGTAGTTCTCTATACAGAAGATGGAGGAAAAACTTGGGTAAACCGAGTCGCCGATATTACCTCTTTTCCTTTAGGAGAATGGGGTTGGAAAATTCAGTTTCTCAATGCAAATGTTGGATTTGTCTCGCTGGAAAATTTCAATCAAGGCGCAATTCTCAAGACAATAGATGGTGGAAAAATTTGGACGAGACTTCGTATCAACGATCCTCAAGGAAATGCCAACCTCGAAGGTATAGGATTTGTTGATGAGAACCAAGGTTGGGTTGGTGGTTGGGGAGATGCTGACTTTGAAGGAGGTTTTAGCAGCGAAACCAAAGATGGTGGAAAAAATTGGCAAGATGCCAATCAGATCGGACAATTTATCAATCGCTTCCGATTTTTTGGTAATCCCGTGACTGTCGGCTATGCTTCAGGCAAGACTGTTTACAAGTATTCTACTGCACCAGTAACAGCCCCTGTGGTGGAGAGAGTTGCACCTTTAAGATTTTTGACAACAAACGCGCCAGAACAATTTGAGAAAGCAGTGACGATCGAGTATACGTTACCGGAGAATGTCAACAAAGTCACGATTGATATTTGGAATCAGTTTGGTGCTTATGTTCGCCAACTAGTTGATGAAACTCATCCGAGTGCTGGTCAAAAATCTGTTGTCTGGGATGGTAAAAATGATGCGGGGGAATTTTTACCCCCTGGAATCTTTATTTATAGATTGACTGTAGATGGCAATGCAGAAAGTCGGGTGATTCGTTTGAAAGCTTAA
- a CDS encoding amino acid permease codes for MGSSVNTMKSTLLVWDAVALIVGVVIGAGIFETPSLVAGNATNSTMALLMWLLGGGVSIVGALCYAELATTYPHPGGNYYYLQRAFGSSLAFLFAWARLAVIQTGSIVLLAFVFGDYASQLWRLGTYSASIYAAVAIALLTGLNILGVRLGKWTQNWLAAAQILGLILLIFFGLAFATPAAIATAPATTSSGNFGLAMVFVLLTYGGWNEAAYISAELRNVQQNMVRSLLWSIGIITTIYLLVNLAFLRGLGLAGMAESEALAAQLMRQSVGEPGAVFISLLVVVTTLCSTNATIFTGARTNYALGRDFPLFSFLGQWRMRGNTPAAALLVQGAIALLLVLLGTITRNGFETMVDYTAPVFWFFFLLTGVSLFVLRRRDRDVIRPFRVPLYPLIPLLFCVFCAYMLQSSLAYTGVGALVGVAVLLAGVPLLFIARFMRDHNSRRE; via the coding sequence ATGGGTAGTTCAGTCAATACGATGAAATCGACACTGTTAGTATGGGATGCAGTTGCGCTCATTGTTGGTGTTGTCATCGGTGCAGGGATTTTTGAAACCCCTTCTCTTGTCGCTGGCAATGCCACTAATAGCACTATGGCGCTGCTGATGTGGTTGTTGGGCGGTGGAGTATCCATAGTTGGTGCTTTATGCTACGCGGAACTCGCAACAACGTATCCTCATCCAGGTGGTAACTATTACTACTTACAACGTGCTTTTGGTAGTAGTCTTGCTTTTCTATTTGCTTGGGCGCGGTTAGCAGTTATTCAGACAGGTTCGATTGTACTGTTGGCATTTGTGTTCGGTGACTATGCCTCGCAATTATGGCGTTTGGGAACTTATTCTGCTTCAATTTATGCAGCAGTGGCGATCGCCTTACTCACTGGTTTGAATATTCTTGGCGTACGACTCGGGAAATGGACACAGAATTGGCTAGCAGCAGCCCAAATCCTCGGCTTAATTTTACTCATTTTCTTTGGACTTGCCTTTGCTACACCCGCAGCAATAGCAACAGCGCCTGCAACAACATCGTCAGGAAATTTTGGTTTAGCGATGGTGTTTGTGCTATTAACTTACGGGGGTTGGAATGAAGCTGCGTACATTTCCGCTGAGTTACGCAATGTACAACAAAATATGGTGCGATCGCTGTTGTGGAGTATTGGCATTATTACGACAATCTACTTGTTAGTAAACCTAGCTTTCTTGCGGGGTTTAGGTTTGGCAGGTATGGCAGAATCTGAAGCATTAGCAGCACAATTAATGCGTCAATCAGTAGGCGAACCAGGGGCTGTGTTTATTAGTTTGCTTGTTGTTGTGACAACTTTGTGTTCTACTAATGCAACAATCTTTACGGGTGCAAGAACAAACTATGCTTTAGGACGAGACTTTCCGCTATTTAGCTTTTTAGGACAATGGAGAATGCGCGGAAATACACCAGCTGCAGCATTACTTGTACAGGGAGCGATCGCATTATTACTGGTGCTACTTGGCACAATTACCCGTAATGGCTTTGAAACAATGGTAGACTATACCGCACCTGTCTTTTGGTTCTTTTTCTTACTGACAGGTGTGTCGCTGTTTGTTTTACGGAGGCGCGATCGCGATGTTATCCGTCCATTTCGCGTTCCGCTATATCCATTAATTCCGCTATTGTTTTGTGTGTTCTGTGCTTATATGCTGCAATCCAGCTTGGCTTACACCGGAGTTGGGGCGTTAGTAGGTGTCGCAGTTTTGCTAGCTGGTGTACCGTTATTATTTATCGCGCGATTCATGCGTGACCATAATTCAAGGAGAGAGTAA
- the tgt gene encoding tRNA guanosine(34) transglycosylase Tgt, producing MSEKFLFQVLAECSQTEARAGLFLTPHGIVETPRFMPVGTLANVKTITTAQLGETGAQMVLANTYHLHLQPGEEIVAKAGGLHSFMQWHGPMLTDSGGFQVFSLSELRQVTDEGVTFRSPRDGQVIHITPEKSIQIQNTLGADVIMAFDECPPYPASRTAVEAATNRTYQWLERCIATHQRQDQALFGIVQGGIHLDLRAQAAQALAKLNLPGYAIGGVSVGEPPELIHQIVKATAPFLPREKPRYLMGVGTYREMAQAVAAGVDLFDCVIPTRLARHGAALVQQGNRWNLKNAQFREDFTPLDETCPCYTCQNFTRAYLCHLVRSREILAYTLLSIHNITELVRFTQRMREAILSDSFTTEFAPWLTQAED from the coding sequence TTGAGTGAGAAATTTTTGTTTCAAGTTTTGGCTGAGTGCAGCCAAACAGAAGCACGGGCTGGGCTTTTTCTGACACCACATGGTATTGTCGAAACACCACGGTTTATGCCAGTGGGAACGCTAGCTAATGTAAAAACAATCACCACAGCGCAACTTGGAGAAACAGGAGCGCAAATGGTGTTAGCGAACACTTATCACCTCCACCTCCAACCTGGCGAAGAGATTGTAGCAAAAGCTGGCGGTTTACACTCATTTATGCAGTGGCATGGACCAATGCTTACTGATTCAGGTGGATTTCAAGTTTTTAGTTTAAGTGAATTGCGGCAAGTTACTGATGAAGGTGTCACTTTTCGTTCGCCGCGTGATGGTCAAGTTATTCATATCACACCAGAAAAGTCTATTCAGATTCAAAATACTTTGGGTGCGGATGTGATTATGGCGTTTGATGAATGTCCGCCCTACCCTGCAAGCCGTACAGCAGTTGAAGCCGCAACAAATCGAACTTACCAATGGTTAGAACGCTGTATCGCTACTCATCAGCGTCAAGATCAAGCATTATTTGGAATTGTGCAAGGTGGCATTCATTTAGATTTACGCGCGCAAGCTGCTCAGGCACTTGCTAAATTGAATTTACCAGGATATGCAATTGGTGGCGTGAGTGTCGGAGAACCACCAGAACTGATTCATCAGATAGTCAAAGCAACCGCGCCGTTTCTCCCGCGTGAAAAACCACGCTATTTGATGGGTGTGGGTACATATCGTGAAATGGCGCAAGCTGTAGCCGCAGGCGTTGATTTGTTTGATTGCGTGATTCCTACACGATTAGCGCGACATGGTGCGGCATTGGTACAACAGGGGAATCGTTGGAACTTAAAAAATGCTCAGTTTCGCGAAGACTTTACGCCCCTTGATGAAACATGTCCGTGCTACACATGTCAAAATTTTACACGAGCGTATTTGTGTCATTTGGTGCGATCGCGCGAAATTTTAGCTTACACACTTTTGAGTATTCACAACATCACTGAACTCGTCCGCTTTACCCAACGTATGCGCGAGGCAATATTAAGCGATTCCTTCACAACTGAATTTGCACCTTGGCTGACACAAGCAGAAGATTGA
- a CDS encoding ferritin-like protein has translation MSTDNQVKTREDLLYLLSQAAELEHSLACQYLFTAFSLKESTDEGISQAQLNKINRWRRTINEISVQEMLHLALASNLLTAIGGAPYFRRANFPQAKTYTSLKLQFKLAPFNETTLNRYICFELPNHFDNEEQRENWTQFCQRIRDEELLILLTLPKPLLPRKLEYNTIGELYGLIRQGFETIGQKLFIGSPEAQATGIFKEMIQVKDLDSAIKAIDLIVVQGEGSPAQRDDSHFTKFTKIREEYLAELQNDANFQPTRPVIENPLLSLQQDNTTPGANIITDTLSRDVVEIFVALYEVMLQILLRFFAHTEENDEQMYVLKSAFISLMPFGISPLAKAITQLPAGEGFLGMNAGPSFEVYADVQLLPQMRSAWIFFQERLQEIAQACDALINDARTQPFPQLRPALTEVSVSLKNIAHTISPEPNGGTWTNGISQLFSPMDVAHMKSQPRFPVNLGDYEAVKNNADEILDSVASKSMPLLPEGPWTEARINLFQQWKDSNFPQ, from the coding sequence ATGAGTACAGACAATCAAGTCAAAACCAGAGAAGACTTGCTTTATCTTCTCTCCCAAGCAGCAGAATTAGAACATTCGCTTGCTTGCCAATATCTTTTTACCGCCTTTAGTTTAAAAGAATCTACAGATGAAGGAATTTCTCAAGCTCAATTAAATAAAATTAATAGGTGGCGACGGACAATTAATGAAATTTCCGTGCAGGAAATGCTGCATCTAGCCCTAGCTAGCAATCTGCTCACAGCCATAGGAGGAGCACCATATTTCCGCCGTGCAAATTTTCCCCAGGCTAAAACCTATACATCTTTAAAACTTCAATTCAAACTAGCTCCTTTCAATGAAACCACGCTGAACCGCTATATTTGTTTTGAATTACCAAATCATTTTGACAATGAGGAACAAAGAGAGAATTGGACTCAGTTTTGTCAAAGAATTAGAGACGAAGAATTACTAATATTGTTGACTCTACCAAAACCATTACTGCCAAGAAAACTGGAATATAACACGATTGGTGAACTCTACGGACTCATCCGCCAAGGCTTTGAAACTATCGGGCAAAAACTATTTATTGGCTCGCCTGAAGCTCAAGCAACGGGAATTTTTAAAGAGATGATTCAGGTTAAAGACTTGGATTCAGCAATAAAAGCGATCGATCTCATTGTCGTACAGGGCGAAGGTTCTCCTGCCCAGAGAGATGACAGTCATTTTACTAAATTCACAAAAATTCGCGAAGAGTATTTAGCAGAATTGCAGAACGATGCCAATTTTCAACCGACTCGTCCAGTCATTGAAAACCCCCTCTTAAGTCTTCAGCAAGATAATACAACTCCTGGTGCGAATATTATTACCGATACCCTAAGCCGCGATGTAGTAGAGATCTTTGTTGCTCTTTATGAGGTGATGTTGCAGATACTCCTACGTTTCTTTGCCCACACCGAAGAAAACGACGAACAGATGTACGTTCTCAAGAGTGCGTTTATTAGTCTGATGCCTTTTGGCATTTCTCCTTTGGCTAAAGCAATCACTCAATTACCAGCAGGCGAAGGCTTTCTAGGTATGAATGCAGGTCCAAGTTTTGAAGTCTATGCAGATGTGCAGTTGCTTCCGCAGATGCGTAGTGCTTGGATCTTTTTCCAAGAGAGGCTGCAAGAAATTGCCCAAGCTTGTGACGCGCTGATTAACGACGCGAGAACTCAACCTTTTCCTCAATTGCGACCAGCTTTAACAGAGGTTTCAGTGTCGCTGAAGAACATCGCGCATACCATTTCTCCCGAACCCAATGGGGGAACCTGGACTAACGGGATTTCTCAATTATTCTCTCCAATGGATGTAGCTCATATGAAGTCGCAACCGCGATTTCCCGTCAATCTTGGTGATTATGAGGCTGTGAAAAATAATGCAGACGAAATTTTAGACTCGGTAGCTTCCAAGTCTATGCCTTTACTTCCCGAAGGACCTTGGACAGAAGCAAGAATTAACCTATTCCAGCAGTGGAAAGATAGTAATTTTCCTCAGTAA
- a CDS encoding tetratricopeptide repeat protein: MKSQSLKPPQNQFQRHPVNWKQQSLAHTSQILPDKFLRTHARSKAQQGNYPEAIALLNQLITRHPEDAIDYNNRGLIYFQSGQLFPAIADYNTAIQLKPTLASAYNNRANCYAACGQLTEALADYDKAIDLNPSYVRAWINRGITLRELGKYEQAAENFDIAEILGQLPANTYAERGRTYHLWGDWNLAIADYRRALELISDDNLRLRYQVETWLAQLIGS; encoded by the coding sequence ATGAAAAGTCAATCGTTAAAACCGCCTCAAAATCAATTCCAACGCCATCCTGTCAATTGGAAGCAACAATCCCTGGCACATACGTCACAAATATTGCCAGATAAATTTTTACGCACTCATGCTCGCTCCAAAGCACAACAGGGAAATTATCCTGAGGCGATCGCTTTATTAAATCAGTTAATTACTCGCCATCCCGAAGATGCGATTGACTACAATAATCGCGGGCTAATTTATTTCCAAAGCGGGCAATTGTTTCCGGCAATTGCTGACTATAACACAGCAATTCAACTAAAACCAACATTGGCTAGCGCTTACAACAATCGAGCTAATTGCTATGCTGCGTGTGGACAATTAACTGAAGCACTCGCCGACTACGATAAAGCGATCGACCTTAATCCTAGCTATGTACGTGCATGGATTAATCGTGGTATTACACTACGCGAACTAGGAAAATACGAACAAGCAGCTGAAAACTTTGATATTGCTGAAATTCTAGGTCAACTGCCTGCAAATACTTATGCCGAACGCGGTCGGACATATCATCTTTGGGGAGACTGGAATTTAGCGATCGCTGACTATCGCCGTGCCCTTGAGTTAATATCAGAC
- a CDS encoding methyltransferase domain-containing protein, translating into MQLQRTAWVLMAISVFMGVAGCDSPTLTNAQTPQVETPTQSPERQPDVVYVPTPQEVVDEMLTLAKVTKDDVIYDLGSGDGRIPITAAQKYGTRGVGIDINPERIQEANENAQKAGVTDRVQFLQQDLFQSDFSEATVVTLYLLPELNVKLRPQLFKQLKPGTRIVSHDFDMGDWKPDQVVQTQEGSTIYYWVIPEQIPANLRDTDSST; encoded by the coding sequence ATGCAGTTACAACGAACAGCATGGGTGCTGATGGCAATTAGCGTTTTCATGGGAGTTGCTGGATGTGACTCACCAACCCTCACAAATGCACAAACACCTCAAGTAGAAACTCCTACTCAAAGTCCCGAACGCCAACCTGACGTTGTTTACGTACCAACTCCACAGGAAGTGGTAGACGAAATGCTAACGCTTGCCAAAGTTACTAAAGATGATGTCATTTATGACTTAGGTAGCGGTGATGGCAGAATACCAATTACGGCAGCACAGAAGTACGGTACTCGCGGTGTAGGGATTGATATCAATCCCGAACGGATTCAGGAAGCTAACGAAAACGCTCAAAAAGCTGGAGTCACAGATCGCGTTCAGTTTCTGCAACAAGATTTATTCCAGAGTGACTTTAGTGAAGCAACGGTGGTAACACTTTACCTATTACCAGAACTGAATGTAAAGCTACGTCCTCAGTTATTCAAACAACTCAAGCCAGGTACGCGTATTGTTTCCCATGACTTCGATATGGGTGACTGGAAACCCGATCAAGTTGTACAAACGCAAGAGGGTTCTACAATCTACTACTGGGTAATTCCTGAACAGATTCCAGCTAATTTACGCGATACTGACTCAAGTACATAG
- a CDS encoding glutathione S-transferase family protein, translating into MLKLYGGARSRASIVQWYLEELAVPYEFVLLDMQAGEHRQHDFLAINPMGKVPAIVDGDFQLWESGAILLYLAEKYGEEISSVEERAIAAQWVLFANATLGPGIFVETSRDRETPRLLTPLNEIFSRQPFLLGDRFGVADVAVGSMLCYIPIMLKLDLSDYPEVLNYMKQLSERPAFQKTIGGRS; encoded by the coding sequence ATGCTCAAACTATATGGTGGCGCTCGTAGTCGTGCGTCAATTGTCCAATGGTATTTAGAAGAATTGGCAGTTCCCTACGAATTTGTATTACTTGATATGCAAGCTGGAGAACATCGCCAACATGATTTTCTAGCAATCAATCCGATGGGCAAAGTTCCAGCAATAGTTGATGGAGATTTTCAGCTTTGGGAATCTGGCGCAATTTTGTTGTATCTTGCCGAAAAGTATGGTGAGGAAATTTCTTCAGTTGAGGAACGGGCAATCGCAGCACAATGGGTGTTATTTGCTAATGCGACTCTAGGACCAGGCATTTTTGTTGAAACAAGTCGCGATCGCGAAACGCCTCGCTTGTTAACACCGTTGAATGAAATTTTTTCTCGACAACCGTTTTTGTTGGGCGATCGCTTTGGAGTTGCAGATGTCGCTGTCGGCTCGATGCTGTGCTACATCCCAATTATGCTTAAGTTAGATCTTAGTGACTACCCTGAAGTTCTCAACTATATGAAACAGTTATCCGAACGACCTGCTTTTCAAAAAACTATCGGTGGTAGAAGTTAA